The Dioscorea cayenensis subsp. rotundata cultivar TDr96_F1 chromosome 19, TDr96_F1_v2_PseudoChromosome.rev07_lg8_w22 25.fasta, whole genome shotgun sequence genome includes a window with the following:
- the LOC120283517 gene encoding UDP-glucose 6-dehydrogenase 5-like, with amino-acid sequence MVKICCIGAGYVGGPTMAVIALKCPSIEVVVVDISVARITAWNSDQLPIYEPGLEDVVKKCRGVNLFFSTDTEKHISEADIIFVSVNTPTKTCGIGAGKAADLTYWESAARMIADVAKSDKIVVEKSTVPVKTAEAIEKILTHNSKGINFQILSNPEFLAEGTAIQDLFYPDRVLIGGRETPGGQKAIETLKEVYSNWVSEDRIITTNLWSAELSKLAANAFLAQRISSVNSISALCEATGADCKEVAYAVGKDTRISPKFLNASVGFGGSCFQKDILNLVYICECNGLPEVAHYWEQVVKINDYQKTRFVNRVVASMFTAVSGKKIAILGFAFKKDTGDTRETAAIDVCKGLLRDKAKISIYDPQVTEDQIQRDLTMNKFDWDHPIHLQPMSPSAVKQVTVTWDAYEATKGAHGICILTEWDEFKQLDYKKIYDNMQKPAFLFDGRNVVDPEKLREIGFIVYSIGKPLDAWLKHIPVVA; translated from the coding sequence ATGGTGAAGATCTGTTGCATTGGAGCTGGCTATGTGGGTGGCCCTACCATGGCTGTGATTGCACTCAAATGTCCGAGCATCGAAGTTGTGGTTGTAGACATCTCAGTTGCTCGCATCACTGCATGGAACAGTGACCAACTGCCAATTTATGAGCCTGGGCTTGAAGATGTGGTAAAGAAGTGCAGAGGAGTCAATCTCTTCTTCAGTACTGACACTGAGAAGCACATCTCTGAAGCTGATATCATATTTGTCTCAGTGAACACTCCAACAAAGACCTGTGGTATTGGTGCAGGCAAGGCTGCTGATCTAACATACTGGGAGAGCGCTGCTCGTATGATTGCTGATGTTGCAAAGTCTGACAAAATTGTGGTTGAGAAATCCACTGTTCCGGTTAAAACTGCCGAAGCAATTGAGAAGATTTTGACGCACAATAGCAAAGGCATCAATTTTCAGATACTATCAAACCCAGAGTTCCTCGCAGAAGGGACAGCCATCCAAGACCTTTTCTATCCAGACCGTGTGCTCATCGGCGGGCGGGAGACACCAGGGGGTCAGAAAGCTATAGAAACACTGAAAGAAGTTTACTCCAATTGGGTTTCAGAAGACAGAATCATAACCACAAATCTATGGTCTGCAGAGCTATCTAAGCTTGCAGCAAATGCATTTCTGGCGCAGAGAATATCATCAGTGAATTCCATTTCGGCATTGTGTGAAGCCACTGGAGCCGATTGCAAAGAGGTGGCCTATGCTGTGGggaaagacacgaggatcagtCCCAAGTTCTTGAATGCCAGTGTTGGCTTCGGAGGGTCTTGTTTTCAGAAAGATATACTCAATCTGGTTTACATTTGTGAGTGCAATGGCCTTCCAGAGGTAGCTCACTACTGGGAACAAGTTGTCAAGATCAATGACTACCAGAAGACGAGGTTTGTCAACAGGGTTGTGGCATCAATGTTCACCGCTGTTTCCGGCAAGAAGATTGCAATTCTTGGCTTTGCATTCAAGAAGGATACTGGAGACACAAGGGAGACTGCGGCCATTGATGTTTGCAAAGGTCTATTACGTGACAAAGCTAAGATAAGCATATACGATCCTCAGGTCACTGAAGACCAGATTCAGCGAGACCTTACGATGAACAAGTTCGACTGGGATCATCCGATACACCTTCAGCCAATGAGCCCTTCAGCAGTGAAGCAAGTTACGGTCACCTGGGACGCGTATGAAGCCACCAAGGGAGCTCATGGAATCTGCATTCTTACTGAATGGGATGAATTTAAGCAGCTTGATTACAAGAAGATTTATGACAATATGCAAAAACCTGCATTTTTGTTTGATGGCCGGAATGTTGTTGACCCAGAGAAGCTCAGGGAAATTGGATTCATCGTCTACTCCATTGGTAAGCCTCTGGATGCTTGGCTCAAGCACATACCTGTAGTGGCTTAA